One part of the Mya arenaria isolate MELC-2E11 chromosome 3, ASM2691426v1 genome encodes these proteins:
- the LOC128229147 gene encoding cholecystokinin receptor type A-like, with protein sequence MPLPGNHTESSSTAVKMFNNSTTLPSDDNMTTTANTAELIQRLNDEVARLMLPATIYIVICMVLGLIGNVMVCFFYGCKTKRTTNTYFIVILALYDIIVCAISMPTEIVDIQLYYTFENNIACKILRFVNYFAGIGSILTLVAIATDRFKKICRATQPQLTFKTTRFVSVGIIGIAIFLSWPSLLIYGSIKVPIDNEYGLDLWGSDCTSTKDKAYRKYVWMFNGVHCLLFIILSIALIVLYSIIGNKIFSHNKNLQKHRPFQKQTSNNDADISFTNTQTSTTDERVSKDSKDHSASKLDQGTHGIMKNHVGTKTSVIPQKNIRVDKESVRITMVMIIVTVIFILSGLPFLSLTVWRIVEGKHEALFLSGAGLVGFKIGSRSFLLNSSLNPWIYGIFNRNFRRFFFGWCCDCFAYIKKRCQRH encoded by the coding sequence ATGCCGTTACCTGGCAACCACACTGAATCCTCCAGCACCGCTGTGAAGATGTTTAACAACTCAACAACGTTGCCAAGCGATGACAACATGACTACAACTGCAAACACTGCAGAACTTATTCAGCGCCTCAATGATGAGGTGGCTCGACTGATGCTCCCTGCCACAATTTATATCGTGATTTGTATGGTTCTCGGTTTAATTGGCAATGTGATGGTATGCTTCTTCTATGGCTGCAAGACGAAGCGAACTACAAACACATATTTCATTGTGATACTTGCGCTGTATGACATAATTGTTTGTGCCATTTCCATGCCAACAGAAATCGTCGACATACAGCTGTACTATACATTCGAAAACAATATCGCTTGTAAAATTCTGCGATTTGTTAACTACTTTGCTGGAATTGGGTCAATTCTTACTCTCGTTGCCATAGCGACCGATCGTTTTAAAAAGATATGCAGGGCAACGCAACCTCAGTTGACTTTCAAAACAACAAGGTTTGTTAGTGTTGGCATTATAGGAATTGCAATTTTCTTGTCATGGCCATCTTTGTTGATCTATGGATCAATAAAGGTTCCTATTGACAACGAGTATGGTCTTGATCTATGGGGGTCAGACTGTACCTCAACGAAAGACAAAGCATACCGGAAATATGTATGGATGTTTAATGGAGTTCATTGCTTACTCTTCATTATCTTATCGATAGCGTTAATCGTGTTATACAGCATTATcggaaacaaaatatttagtcacaataaaaatctacaaaaacATCGCCCTTTCCAAAAACAAACGTCAAACAATGACGCAGATATATCTTTCACGAACACGCAAACCAGCACGACCGATGAAAGAGTTAGCAAAGATTCCAAAGATCATTCTGCTTCCAAACTGGACCAAGGCACTCACGGTATAATGAAAAATCATGTCGGAACTAAGACTAGCGTTATTCCACAAAAGAATATAAGAGTGGACAAGGAATCTGTGAGGATTACCATGGTGATGATCATCGTTActgttatattcatattaagTGGCCTCCCTTTCCTCTCGTTGACCGTATGGAGGATAGTGGAAGGCAAGCACGAGGCGTTATTTCTCTCCGGAGCTGGGTTAGTCGGTTTCAAAATTGGGTCAAGGTCTTTCCTGCTGAATAGTAGCCTTAATCCATGGATTTACGGCATATTCAACAGGAACTTCAGACGATTCTTTTTTGGATGGTGTTGTGATTGTTTTGCCTACATTAAAAAGCGTTGTCAGCGTCATTAG